A region of the Euzebyales bacterium genome:
GCGGTCTCGGACCTCGCCTCGCGGGCCCACATCTCGCGCGCGAGCGCATACCGCCGCCTGCGCCGGCTCGAGGACGCCGGCGTCATCACCAACTACACGATCCGCATGGACCCGGCTGCGCTCGACGTCGGCGTCGCCGCCGTGATCCTGATCAGCTGCGATCAGGGGTCGTGGCGCAGCGCGCGGCGCAAGCTGATCGAGGTCCCCGGCGTCGAGCACCTCGCCGCCACCACCGGCTCGTTCGACTTCGTCATGCGCGTCCGCGTCGCCGACGCCGAGACGCTGCGCGACGTGGTGCTCGAGAACCTCCACGCCATCACCGAGATCCGCGCCACGCAGACGTTGTTCGTGCTCGACGAGGTCGACCAGCCGCTCCGGGCCACCAGGCTTGACCGGCGGGCCGCGGGCGACACGTCCGGCAGGCCCCCGACCTAGCGGAGCGGCTGGGCGTCGTCGGCCACACTGCGACCATCCACCGGTAGCCCGAGCCGTCGATCCCGACCTGTCCCTTGCCGTCGACCGTGTGGTACTCACGGTCCGCGAAGACATCGGTCAACGTCCCGTACTGGTCGGCGTCGGGCAGGGTGACCTGCCGCCCCTCGCGCGCGAGGTTGTGCACGGTGACCATCGTGCGAACCTCCCAGTCGATGCGGGTCGCCAGGACCGCTGGCTCGTCGAGCTCGAGCACGGTGGCTGTGCCCCAGCCCAGCTCAGGCGACTCCTTGCGGATCCGCAGCGCACGTTCCATCCAGGTGAGCAGCGAGTGGTGGTCGCGACGCTGGTCGAGCACGTTCACGGCAGCGGGCGAGAAGGCCTCGTCCGGCACCACCGGGCGGACCAGGTCCTGGGGCGCCGCGGTCGAGAAGCCTGCCCAGGAGTCGTTGGACCACGGCCTCGTCGCACGGGCGCAACACCGAGACGCTCGCGCAGGTCACGCTTCCCGTGCGCAACTGGCGGTGGGCGTGCCGTTCACGCTCCGGTCGGGCAAGGCGGAGGGCGCCCACCTCGCTGAGGTGGTCATCCACCTCCGCCAGGTCCCGCACGCGGCGTTCGCCGCATCGAGGACTGCACCCCCAACGTGCTGCGGATCGGCCTGGAACCGCCGGCGCTCGAGGCCCACCTGAACATCAACGACGAGGGCGACCTGATCGGCCTCGAACCCGTGACGCTCGACACGACACTGCCAAGGCCACCCAGGACCGGCGTACGCCAGCCTCATCCTCGACATCCTACTTGGCGACGCGACGCTCGCCGTGCGCGACGACGAGGCCGAGCAGGCCTGGCGGATCATGCAGCCGACCGTTGACGCCTGGGCGGACGACGCCGTCGCCATGCGCACCTACGAGGCGGGCACGACCCCCGAGTGGTGAGCGGCG
Encoded here:
- a CDS encoding Lrp/AsnC family transcriptional regulator, yielding MADGHDPVRVDDVDRTLLDLLRTNSRRAVSDLASRAHISRASAYRRLRRLEDAGVITNYTIRMDPAALDVGVAAVILISCDQGSWRSARRKLIEVPGVEHLAATTGSFDFVMRVRVADAETLRDVVLENLHAITEIRATQTLFVLDEVDQPLRATRLDRRAAGDTSGRPPT